Proteins encoded by one window of Heliangelus exortis chromosome 5, bHelExo1.hap1, whole genome shotgun sequence:
- the ZDHHC22 gene encoding palmitoyltransferase ZDHHC22, translating to MLILRLLNIVAPAYFLCISLVTFVLQIFLFIPSMFRDPSTTPLLSPALLHGALFLFLSANALGNYILVIQNSPEDLGKGLNLGEGAEVVSDWLDGSRSPGSALPSTHFCRLCSRVTQRHDHHCFFTGNCIGSRNMRNFIMFCLYTSLACLSSLVAGMAYISAALSMSFENPLAFLTLLPHSISQFFSGALLSSEMFVILMLYLWLGIGLACAGFCCHQMLLILRGQTRYQVRKGMVVRVRPWRENLQEVFGKRWLLGLLVPVRNVGFDHRRQKEK from the exons ATGCTAATTCTTAGGTTGCTCAATATTGTCGCTCCAGCCTACTTCTTGTGCATCTCCCTAGTGACCTTCGTCCTCCAGATCTTTCTCTTCATCCCCAGCATGTTCAGAGACCCTTCCACAACCCCActtctctctcctgctctgctgcatggggccctcttcctcttcctctcagcTAATGCCCTGGGCAACTACATCCTTGTGATCCAGAACTCCCCAGAGGACTTGGGCAAGGGCTTAAACTTGGGCGAAGGTGCTGAAGTGGTGTCGGACTGGCTGGATGGAAGCAGGTCCCCTGGCTCAGCCTTGCCCAGCACCCACTTCTGTAGACTGTGTTCCAGAGTCACTCAGAGGCATGACCACCACTGTTTCTTCACAGGGAACTGCATTGGGAGCAGGAACATGCGAAACTTCATCATGTTCTGCCTCTACACCTCCCTGGCTTGCCTCAGCTCCCTGGTGGCAGGCATGGCTTACATTTCTGCTGCACTCTCCATGTCCTTTGAGAACCCACTGGCCTTCCTCACTCTTCTGCCTCACTCCATCAGCCAATTCTTCTCAG GAGCTCTCCTTAGCTCTGAGATGTTTGTCATCCTCATGCTCTACCTCTGGCTCGGGATTGGACTGGCCTGTGCTGGATTCTGCTGCCACCAGATGCTGCTGATCCTGCGTGGGCAGACACGGTACCAGGTGCGGAAAGGGATGGTGGTACGAGTCCGGCCCTGGAGGGAGAACCTGCAGGAGGTCTTTGGCAAGAGGTGGCTGCTTGGACTTCTCGTCCCTGTGCGAAACGTGGGATTTGACCACCGtaggcagaaagagaaataa